Genomic DNA from Chloroflexia bacterium SDU3-3:
CATCACCAGCAGGTCGGCGGCGGCGGTGACCACGGCGACGATCTCGCTGCGGCCCAGCGCCGCCGCGTGCAGCAGCGCCGCGCCTAGCAATCGCGCCGCCCGCGCCGCATCGGGCTGGGCCGAGGCGCGGGCGCAGGCCACCAGGGCGCGCGCCCGATCGAGCGGGCGGTCGGCCAGCCGCGCCATGCGCTCGGCAGCGTCGATCTGGCCCGCCCCGGCCAGCGCAACCGTAAGCGCCAGGGTGTAGCGGCTGCGCGCGGCGATGTCGGCGATCATCTCGCGCGCGGTCTCGGCGCGGGCCTCAAAGCCGCGCGTCACCATCGACTCGGCCATGCCGCTGAGCGCGCGCGCCCGCTCGGCGCTCGGGCCGATCTGCCCGATGGCGGTGATCGCACCGGCGATCCGCCCGCCGCGCGCCCTGGCGATGCACAAGTCGGCCATAGCCCGCGCCCGCTGGGCGTCGTCGGCGATCTTTTCCAGCAGCTCGGCGGCGCGCTCAACCTTGCCCGCGTTGCCGTAGGCCACCACCAGCTCGTGCAGCGTCCAGTCGCGCTCGTCGGCGTCGGGGATGGAGAGCGCGATGCGCACGCCGGTGTCTAGCTCGCCCGCGCGGGCCAGCGCCGCCGCCACGCGCGAGTAGCCGCGGTCGCGCTCCTCGCCCTCATCCAGCATCTCCACCGTGTGCATGGCCGCGGCCAGATCGCCGATGGTGGCGTAGGCGGTGGCCAGCAGCACGGTGAGCGGCATATGCTCGTCGTCGCCGATCAGGCGCACATCGTCGTAGGCCAGGCCCAGGGCCACCGGCGCGTTGGGAGCCTTCAGCAGCGCCAGATCGATCAGCGTGCGCACCCGCACCTCGCGCTGGGTGATCATGCGAGCGGCCATCAGCGCGCTGGGCGGCTGGCCGCCCACCACCAGCGCCTGCGCCACCAGCCCCAGCGCCTGGTGGCGCAGGCGCTCGTTGGTGATCAGGGCAACCTGCTCGACCGCCGCCGTATCGCCGCGCCGCGCCGCATCGCAGGCCAGCTCCGATCTGGCCCAGGCGCTGGCCGTGTCGGTCTTCAGGGTGCCCAGCACCTCGCGGAAGCGGCGGGTCTGGCCCGCGCGGGCGTGGCCTGCCGCCACCTCGGCCATGGCCCACTCGTGGGTATGCTCGTGGCCAATGGCGTGGGCCACCTCTTCGGCGCGCGTCAGGTTGCCGCTGGCGATCAGGTGGCGCACCACCTCGGTCTCGATCATGCCGCGCCGCTCGGGGTGGGCGATCCGCACCGTGATGCCCAGCGCGCGGTCGTAGGCGTTGGCTGTCAGCGCGGCGCGAGCCAGCGTCACCTGGGCCTCCTCGCGCTCGTCGCGCCAGGTGCGCGGCAGGCCCGGCACCTCCAGGTCCAGGGCCTCGGCCAGCAGCCGCATGGCCTGGGTGCGAAAGCCGCGCTCGAAGCAGATCTCGCCAAGCCTGCGCAGCACCAGCGCCTTCTCGCGGCCATCGGGCAGCTGGTCCAGCAGGGCGCGCATGCGGCGCAGCGCCACCTCGCGTGGCTCGCCGCGGTCGAGCGCAGCCACGAAGGCGTCGCCGCCCACATCCGGCAGCATGCGGCGGCTCAGTGTGGTGAGCGTGCCGCCCGTGATCGCCGCGCGGATCATCATGTCCAGATCTTGGCCCGCCGTGGCGCGCGCCACCCAGGCTGCATCCTGGGCGGCCTGCCGCAGGTCGCCAGCGCGCCGCTCCTGGGCCAGCACCCACGATCGCTGGATCAGCGGGGCGCTGGCCTCGCCATCGTAGGGCTGCGACAGCGCGATATGGCGTGAGAGGTGGTGGGTCAGGTAGCGCTCGGCCTGGGGCAGCAGATCGAGATCCTGGCCAAATCGAGCGCGGCCCAGCGCGATCAGGGCTGCGTGGGCAGGCTGCAGGTCGCCCTGCTGCGCCACAAATGCCCGCGTCACATGGTGGTACAGCGCGGCGTGGCCATCGTGCAGCTCGGCCAGCGCACCCCAGCCGCGCAGCATCTTCGCCAGCGCAGGGGCGGTGGTGCCGCTGGCCTCGGCCAGCAGCGGCAGCGGCAGCGGCTCGGCGGCCACCGCCAGCAGCCGCGCCACATCCTGCCCGCGCTGGCCGATCTGGCCCCACCAGATGCTGTGCAGGGCGGCCAACCCCTCGGGCAGCGCGCGCCGCTGGATGATGCCCTGCTCGATCAGGCTGCAGGCCAGCGCCACATACAGAAACGAGCGCCCGCTGTGCGCCGCCACGTGGGCCGCCGTCTGCTTGGCTAGGCCATGCGCCATGGCCGCCTCCACCAGCGAGCGGATGAGCACCGGCCCGGCGGTGGGCAGGCGCAGGCGCGCGGCAGGCTCCACTGGCGGGGGCGCGCTCGGATCGCTGGTGGTGTAGACCAGCACCGCGCCTGGGGGCATATGGATGGGCAGCGGCGGCGGGTGGGCGGCGTAGAGTGGCGGGGGCGCATCCACCAGGATGATCAGCGGATCGTTGGCGGGCCTGCGCGCCGCCGCCTCGGCGATCAGCAGCTCGGTGGCCGAAGAGTCGCGACCGGCGGCAGGCGGCACCACGGCTATGGGCAGATCGTGTGCGGCGATGATCTGGGCGCAGAGCGCGGCCAGGCCCTCGCCTAGGTCGTCGTCGGGAAGCCACAGCGGGTAGCCGCGCTGCTGCGCCAGCTGGCACAGCAGGGTGGTGGCCCCAGCTCCCGCCGGGCCTTCCACCAGCAGCAGGCCGCTGCCGATCTCGCCGACCAGGGTGTCAAACTCAGCGAACAGCTCGGTGCGCTGGACAATATGGCGTAGGCGTTCATCAACCCGACGCTGCTGTGCGGCGACCGAGGGCATATACTGGCGCAGCGTGGGGTATCGCCCGAGTACGTCGAGAATGCGCGAGACAGATTGCATAGCACAGGCGTCCTATCCTACGTTCACATCCTGCCGGTACTCTACCGCAGGGCGTAGGTATGGTCAAACACCGCTCAGGTGTCTTTCCCAGGCATGACAACACCTCTGGCAGTACTGCCAGAGGTGCTGCAGAAACGACAAAAGGGTTAAGAACTAGTGCGAGTCAAACGCGCCGATGATCTGCTCGTACCATACCCTGCTAAGATTTGTGCCCATAGCAGACATGATCGCAATGCAGGTGACAGCAATCAGAACAAGAACAAGAGAATACTCGACCAAACCTTGGCCTGGAAGTGGCGCAGCAGCACGGCGAAGCCGTAGCTGAGCCTGAAGGAACCGCAGATGCACTGCGGCAAACA
This window encodes:
- a CDS encoding pilus assembly protein, which produces MRFLQAQLRLRRAAAPLPGQGLVEYSLVLVLIAVTCIAIMSAMGTNLSRVWYEQIIGAFDSH